Proteins from one Xenopus tropicalis strain Nigerian chromosome 1, UCB_Xtro_10.0, whole genome shotgun sequence genomic window:
- the arl14epl gene encoding ARL14 effector protein-like, with amino-acid sequence MYNLYFSDYIVLAMNEKSEKSVTERQSDTQDGIKAEIPKEESPKAQKQLQVERQLKCLAFQNPGPQVADFNPENRMRKKKECMSQLNGYYSTNKVSVKKYDKQGKLLCNNIDLCDCLEESCQGCFYPCPKCSSTKCGPECRCNRKWVYDRIQVEGGAVISKLPFSVPN; translated from the exons ATGTACAATTTGTATTTTTCAGATTATATAGTTCTGGCAATGAACGAGAAATCAGAGAAATCAGTGACAGAGAGACAAAGCGATACACAAGATGGAATCAAAGCAGAGATACCCAAAGAGGAGAGCCCCAAAGCACAGAAACAGCTG CAAGTGGAGCGGCAGCTGAAATGTTTGGCCTTTCAAAACCCGGGGCCCCAGGTGGCAGATTTCAATCCAGAGAACCGAATGCGGAAGAAGAAAGAGTGCATGTCTCAGCTGAATGGATACTATTCCACTAACAA ggTTTCTGTAAAGAAGTACGACAAGCAAGGCAAATTGCTGTGCAATAACATAGATCTGTGTGATTGCTTGGAAGAGAGCTGCCAAGGATGCTTCTATCCATGCCCCAAATGTAGCTCCACCAAATGTGGCCCTGAGTGCCGCTGCAACCGAAAGTGGGTATATGACAGAATACAGGTAGAGGGTGGCGCTGTCATAAGCAAACTGCCATTCTCTGTTCCTAACTAA